The DNA sequence CTGCTTCGACTTCCTCAGTCAAGTCCTTTTGTTGACGCCACATCTTGTAAAAGACTAAGGCTAAAAAGAGAACATTGATGATGATGAACAAAATATCCGTCCCTTTTGCTAATGCTCCCATTCCTAAGCCAAGGGCACTATCTTTGATTAATTGAACTGCATCTTGAATGTTCATATAGCTATAAACCAAACCAACAATAGCTAGTAAAACATAGCCAATATAAGTATAGTTTGCAAGTTGCACATTTTTACGTACGAGAAATACAAAGGCTACTACAACTAAAATTGCAGATAAAATAATCAACAACATATTAAAAATAGAGTGAGAGGATTCTGACACTTTGTAAGTATAGTTGACCGTGTCTTCTAATTGCTGGGCAGTGAGCGTCCCGCTATTCGCCAGGCTAGCACGAAGAGCATCTTTACTTGGCAATGGACTCAAGATTCCAAATAGTGACATAGATGAAATAAGGGCTGATAGGACTAGCAAGACCCAAAG is a window from the Streptococcus oralis genome containing:
- a CDS encoding ABC transporter permease, coding for MKKNPIYLWVLLVLSALISSMSLFGILSPLPSKDALRASLANSGTLTAQQLEDTVNYTYKVSESSHSIFNMLLIILSAILVVVAFVFLVRKNVQLANYTYIGYVLLAIVGLVYSYMNIQDAVQLIKDSALGLGMGALAKGTDILFIIINVLFLALVFYKMWRQQKDLTEEVEAEEAAYVS